The following proteins are encoded in a genomic region of Debaryomyces hansenii CBS767 chromosome G complete sequence:
- a CDS encoding DEHA2G15554p (some similarities with uniprot|P39542 Saccharomyces cerevisiae YJL193W): protein MSIVSQVIPPISVKTILACLLWYSISSITSQLTKLILVKFTYPLFLSQFQFLISTLLSFTFITIARRFPEVQQHFPLGSLPNNSNKPIFDKSILITVLPLGIFQFTGKYFSLNATSLIPLSTVSSIKALSPLLIVAGYRVIYNVKFPSITYLSLTPLVGGVVLIIASESMNNDPGSKSTLLKNDKDEFDYKQIKGLIFCLISTIVFAAQSIYGKKLFTWNNSSTSNNPASLALNTEASKPGTPAIEQNGFAFSPPDNKVFDFSPKKSKKFIRQRTNSIKLPFSTSDLRLDEKNEEIVRQQLPYTRAVQNNDTITNPFASFTNDSLEDNNKKPDRMTTIFYCSMIGFFFSFGGFIINELSSIFKELTDPVEIIGGIPNQTTDIVTVLCLIFLDSLSHFSQMILAFHLLGSIPALSYSIASMMKRIVIITVSIILAIGSTQSHERDSSKWFGKINTQQLYGLILIAIGLYCYDRWGSRSLKANRI from the coding sequence ATGTCTATAGTTTCACAGGTGATTCCTCCTATTTCGGTCAAAACGATTTTAGCATGTTTGCTTTGGTACCTGATATCATCTATAACGTCGCAATTGACAAAGCTCATATTGGTAAAGTTTACATATCCATTATTCCTAAGtcaattccaattcctAATTAGTACCTTGTTGTCATTTACTTTCATAACTATTGCAAGAAGATTTCCAGAAGTACAGCAACATTTTCCATTGGGTAGCTTgccaaataattctaataaaccAATCTTTGACAAGAGCATTTTGATAACAGTATTGCCATTGGGCATCTTTCAATTCACAGGTAAGTACTTCTCCTTGAATGCTACATCATTGATACCGTTATCCACAGTGTCAAGTATAAAAGCGTTATCACCATTGTTGATTGTAGCTGGCTATAGAGTCATATACAATGTGAAATTTCCATCTATAACTTATCTTTCATTAACACCTTTGGTTGGTGGGGTAGTGTTGATCATTGCATCTGAAtcaatgaataatgatccTGGTTCTAAGAGCACTTTATTAAAGAACGATAAAGATGAATTCGATTACAAGCAAATAAAGGGGTTGATTTTTTGTCTTATAAGTACTATAGTATTTGCTGCGCAAAGTATCTATGGTAAAAAATTGTTTACCTGGAACAATAGTTCGACTAGTAATAATCCAGCATCTTTGGCTCTCAATACTGAAGCAAGCAAGCCTGGAACCCCGGCTATAGAGCAGAACGGTTTTGCATTTTCACCACCAGATAACAAGGTTTTTGATTTCAGTCCGAAAAAATCTAAAAAGTTTATAAGACAAAGGACAAATTCGATCAAGTTACCATTTTCCACTTCAGATTTAAGacttgatgaaaaaaatgaagaaatcgTCCGTCAGCAGCTTCCGTATACTCGAGCTGTACAGAATAATGATACAATTACTAACCCATTTGCATCTTTTACGAATGATTCATTggaagataataataaaaagcCCGATAGAATGACTACAATATTCTATTGTTCAATGATTGGGttctttttctcttttggTGGATTTATCATAAATGAACTTTCAAGTATTTTTAAGGAACTTACTGATCCGGTAGAAATCATTGGCGGTATTCCAAATCAAACAACTGATATTGTAACAGTTCTATGcttaatatttttagaTTCATTATCGCATTTCTCGCAAATGATATTGGCGTTTCATTTATTAGGTCTGATCCCGGCtttatcatattcaattgcatctatgatgaagagaattgttattattaccGTCAGCATAATCTTAGCAATTGGTTCTACTCAATCACATGAAAGAGATAGTTCTAAGTGGTTTGGTAAAATAAACACACAGCAACTTTATGGCTTAATATTAATCGCGATCGGATTATATTGTTACGATAGATGGGGCTCAAGAAGTCTAAAGGCTAATCGAATTTGA